One window of Eisenibacter elegans DSM 3317 genomic DNA carries:
- a CDS encoding MarR family winged helix-turn-helix transcriptional regulator, which yields MRIEDEIKQKKFVNEFEKLTINLLFTSHWLNFRQKDTFKPYDLTPQQYNILRILRGQHPQPVSVSDIRERMIDKMSDVSRLVDRLMRKRLVGRKECEADRRMVDVSITEEGLQLLKRIDNEQDLSEAVRGLSPEEAAQLNRLLDKLRDINSNTQESV from the coding sequence ATGAGAATAGAAGATGAAATTAAGCAGAAAAAGTTTGTGAATGAGTTTGAGAAACTCACTATAAACTTACTTTTTACAAGCCACTGGCTCAATTTCCGCCAAAAGGATACCTTCAAGCCTTATGACTTGACACCACAGCAATACAATATCCTGCGTATCTTGAGAGGCCAGCACCCACAGCCTGTTTCGGTGAGTGATATCCGTGAGCGGATGATTGACAAGATGTCTGATGTGTCTCGATTAGTAGACCGCCTAATGCGCAAACGCCTAGTAGGGCGTAAGGAATGTGAAGCAGACCGCCGAATGGTAGATGTAAGTATCACAGAAGAGGGGCTACAGCTGCTCAAGCGCATTGATAATGAGCAAGATCTCTCAGAAGCTGTCCGAGGGTTGTCTCCAGAGGAGGCCGCCCAACTCAATCGGCTTTTGGACAAGCTCCGCGACATCAATAGTAACACACAAGAGAGCGTATAA
- a CDS encoding YceI family protein: MKLFQLSALALATTFVMASCGSAPKSDKAETGEAQEVNEVAEAADVALDLEASQITWVGTKPVGKHNGTIKLSEGKLSLKDGAIVGGNFVIDLNTLTVLDIPAEDEANAKLTGHLKSGDFFEVEKFPTATFEVVSVEPYQAPEGDKKEEKDPEYTLANPTHTITGNLEMKGVKKSIKFPAKVTIDGNKVTAEAKFNINRKDWGMSYGDDESLGDKFIRPTVHIGFNIATK, translated from the coding sequence ATGAAACTGTTCCAATTGTCAGCCTTGGCCTTGGCCACTACTTTTGTTATGGCAAGCTGCGGAAGCGCCCCTAAAAGCGACAAAGCCGAGACCGGCGAAGCACAAGAAGTAAACGAAGTAGCTGAAGCTGCTGACGTTGCCCTTGACCTAGAAGCCAGCCAAATCACTTGGGTTGGTACTAAACCTGTAGGCAAACACAACGGTACAATCAAGTTGAGCGAAGGCAAACTTTCACTAAAAGATGGCGCTATTGTAGGCGGCAACTTTGTGATTGACCTCAACACGCTTACTGTATTGGACATCCCTGCCGAAGACGAAGCCAATGCTAAATTGACCGGCCACCTCAAGAGCGGTGATTTCTTTGAAGTAGAAAAATTCCCTACTGCCACTTTTGAAGTAGTATCAGTAGAGCCTTACCAAGCTCCTGAAGGCGACAAGAAAGAAGAAAAAGACCCTGAGTACACCCTTGCTAATCCTACACATACCATCACTGGTAACTTGGAGATGAAAGGCGTGAAGAAAAGCATCAAGTTCCCTGCAAAGGTTACCATTGATGGCAACAAAGTAACTGCTGAAGCCAAATTCAACATCAATCGTAAGGATTGGGGAATGAGCTATGGCGATGATGAGTCTTTGGGCGATAAGTTTATCCGCCCTACTGTACACATTGGTTTCAATATTGCTACCAAATAA
- a CDS encoding DUF5723 family protein: protein MKHIQLLTITLWVLSSFGLFAQNAAHLLYNDHQQIQRSRWQPSYLGTTDQVFEINVFPLHQQLELWAANNVLSSRQFLQLASNSLTNADVDNLIGDLKNRNRLAIGLNLQWISTAFKIRSQGEELFTASFEINERIEAGLTIGKEPFEFLWLGNSRFAGQTARVGDIRAGGYHWREFVLGAARNIVETDAFKVRAGLRLKYLAAMSAGELTNARLDITTAQDGSYIDFNIGTQANAGGYVTLSDAEGGNPFQHSGGGFAFDLGGDIQIGENLRISASLLDIGGMRFNQNTLNFTRADTAFRFEGILVSPTSSSSPSFLDSLTSIFEGEETKNAFRVALPSRLVLQGQYSIPSGLVGENRHDIFVTYIQGFNNIGLATTTPQLTFGYVYNVRQWLNAGIAPSFGGHAGATLGGFVSVRAGAFRFGAGSANILSLFGRGRVANLGLNLGVSFGKIKKEELAE from the coding sequence ATGAAACATATACAACTCCTCACCATCACTTTGTGGGTTTTGAGCTCGTTTGGCCTTTTTGCACAAAATGCCGCACATTTGCTTTATAATGACCACCAACAGATTCAGCGCTCGCGCTGGCAACCTAGCTACTTGGGTACTACTGACCAAGTGTTTGAAATCAATGTATTCCCACTACACCAGCAACTGGAGCTTTGGGCTGCCAACAACGTCTTGAGCTCACGGCAGTTCTTGCAGTTGGCCAGCAACTCCCTAACCAATGCTGATGTAGATAACCTGATAGGCGACCTCAAAAATCGTAACCGACTGGCCATCGGCCTAAATTTGCAATGGATTTCTACCGCTTTTAAGATTCGCTCGCAGGGAGAAGAGCTTTTCACGGCTTCGTTTGAGATAAACGAACGTATCGAAGCAGGGTTGACTATCGGCAAAGAACCTTTCGAGTTTTTGTGGCTTGGCAATAGCCGGTTTGCAGGACAAACCGCCCGCGTGGGCGACATCCGCGCCGGAGGGTATCACTGGCGTGAATTTGTGCTGGGAGCCGCCCGCAACATCGTCGAAACAGATGCCTTCAAAGTCAGAGCCGGTTTGAGATTGAAATACTTGGCAGCAATGAGCGCCGGAGAACTGACAAACGCCAGACTAGACATTACAACAGCCCAAGATGGTAGCTATATCGACTTCAATATAGGCACACAAGCTAATGCAGGAGGATATGTTACCTTGTCAGATGCCGAAGGAGGCAACCCCTTCCAGCATAGTGGTGGTGGCTTTGCTTTTGACCTTGGAGGTGATATTCAGATTGGGGAAAACCTGCGTATATCCGCCAGTTTGTTGGACATAGGCGGGATGCGCTTCAACCAAAATACGCTCAACTTTACTAGAGCCGATACGGCCTTCCGCTTTGAAGGGATTCTTGTAAGCCCTACTTCTAGTAGTTCTCCTAGCTTTTTGGACTCACTGACGAGCATTTTTGAGGGCGAAGAAACCAAGAATGCTTTTAGAGTGGCCTTGCCTTCGCGCTTAGTGCTTCAGGGGCAATACAGCATCCCTTCAGGGTTGGTGGGCGAAAATCGCCACGACATTTTCGTTACCTATATCCAAGGTTTCAACAACATAGGCTTAGCCACCACCACTCCTCAGCTCACCTTTGGGTACGTGTATAACGTACGCCAATGGCTCAATGCCGGTATTGCGCCTTCGTTTGGAGGGCACGCAGGAGCTACATTAGGCGGCTTTGTCTCCGTTAGGGCTGGGGCATTTAGGTTTGGCGCAGGTTCGGCCAATATCTTGTCGCTCTTTGGGCGCGGAAGGGTGGCCAATCTAGGGCTGAATCTAGGCGTGTCCTTTGGAAAAATCAAGAAAGAAGAGCTGGCAGAATAA